The Arachis ipaensis cultivar K30076 chromosome B07, Araip1.1, whole genome shotgun sequence genomic interval caatttacaaactacCCAGCAGTTGGATTACGCAGTTTCTATATCAGCAGAATTAATATGACAAAACGGACTCAATAATACAGAGGATGGCTTCGACAGCCTTATAGCACTACTCTCTCTAATTGCCCGATCTCTTTCTTTCTCCTCAGTCATGTTTCTGAACTTATCACTCAGGAGATGTgtggcacacttaaggtcttttgtttggtttcttgctgccattttctctgaaacgaaaaatacacccaaagacatcagtaagatacacccatatatatgattcagatacactcattgataacagtgagatacacccatagatatgattcagataaatccatatatatcagtcaggtatcactcaaacatgcttcaatatcaaattaattgagatatcagtaagatacacgcatatatgagtcagatacaccattgataacagtaagatacacccatatgtaagaatcagatacacacattgataacagtgagatacacccatagatattattcagatacatccatatatatcagtcagatatcagtcaaacatgcttcaatatcaagCCACATTACAAGTTCAAGCAGTATACACCCCAATCTACGGAATACACCCCCAAAAATCAACAACAATAGCAGGAGAACTTAGAACGACGTAGAACTTAGAAGAATGACGTAGAACTTAGAAGAACGACGTAGAACTTAGAACAGTGTAACAAAGAAGCAAGAATAATAGTAAACCCTAGAAGAACGATGTAGaagaaaagtaaaatatacatGAATCTTAATGAACTTACGTTGAGTATTGTTGCTTTGTTTTCTCTTCAGATTCTTCACGGAGAGTTTGATGGTGTTTTGATGGAGGTTTCGAACAACGatttgtatattttgaactttgattttcgctcgaaaatggaagggtttccttgttttcgaagcgttttgagaagtggaagaagtggaagagtttCCCATACGTAACCGTTTGTGTTGAACGCGTGAAGTGACGCTCCATGTAATCTGTGTTGATGCGCGTGACTTGTGTTTGGGTTGGGCCAACTTGTAAGCTTGTAAGCTTGTATGTGTAGTCCAGCCCTAAATtatttttcttcacattcatGACACCAATATATTATTAGGAAAATGAGTTTAGGACTTAAAAAACTATATTGTGATCGGACATAATTCATTTGTTGAGTCATATATGCTTTTTAAACTATTTAAAACTCGAAAAAATTTAGAATGAACACAAAGACTTCGACTGGACCATAGCTTTCAAACACATTTTGAATACTGTGTGATATTTAGTTATGAGCATACTTTAAAGAATGAATACTTTACCTGGACCTTGATAATTACTTTGAAAGGATAACGAGgtctctaaacaaaaaaaatatccaattcaatttttgattttttttttttaggattgATTAGTTTTTAtgtcaaaaaaaataatattgactTTTTTTTAGTACAAAAATCTCGTTGTTCTTTCGAAATAATTGTCAAAGatcgaattagattttttttttgtcaaagacCTTATTATCTTTCGAAATAATTGTTGGGattgttttagattttttttctactttttaAATACGCAATATCCGATTTGCACATTTTTTACTTATCCCGATTATAATCGAGATGTATTTTTAACATGATTTTAAATGCTACATTCGAAATATGACATATTGTACATATGGGTCAATTCTCTATAAATtacataattttataaatattatatttaaataaaaaaaatcccaaTTATGNNNNNNNNNNNNNNNNNNNNNNNNNNNNNNNNNNNNNNNNNNNNNNNNNNNNNNNNNNNNNNNNNNNNNNNNNNNNNNNNNNNNNNNNNNATAAAACTAACGTTTAAATAAACTTTTAGAATATAATTATGATCATTACTTTTATTTAGTATATGTGAATATGAATTAAGAGGAGTGCTCCATTTTTCAATTCAATTGTTCTCTCTTCTCCtaacatctctctctctctctctctctctctctctgttcttGCCTATCTTCCTGCAGCTGTGCTTCCTGTCGCTGAGGCTGAAGCTAGGGTTGTCCCTCTCGAATCGGTGGAGAAAGACCTATTATGGTTGCCGATCAAATCCCTAATTCAGTTCAGACTTTGATATTACTCGCGTGGAACCTAGCCAACTCCTCACTCTTTTGCATACTTCCCATGGCCGAGCTGATAAATTTTACTCATTCTCCTATTAGTGATTTCCATGAGATGCAGTCAAGTGTTACAGCAGACTCTCTAGCATATTCATCCAGTATTGATGACTTCATTGCCTATCTTGATGATGCATTAGCTGCAACTTCGCCAGATGAAAATCAAGATGAGCTGGAAAGTGTCAGAATAAAAAGGCGCAAGTTTGAAAGTGACGAGGAAACTGAGGAGTCTACTTCAGAAGTGTGTACACATCCTGGTTCATTTGGAGACATGTGTATACGTTGTGGCCAAAAGTTGGATGGTGAATCTGGTGTCACATTTGCCTACATACACAAGGGACTCAGACTCCATCATGAGGAGATCTCTAGACTGCGCAATACAGATGCGAATAAAAAGCTGTACCTGATGCTCGATCTAGATCACACTCTATTAAATTCCACTCATCTTGCTCATTTGAACACTCAAGAGTTGCATTTAATTTCCCAGCCAGATTCTCTTGGAGGTAGCCTTTTCAAATTGgacaaaatgcatatgatgacCAAGTTGAGGCCTTTTGTCCGCACATTTCTAAGAGAAGCAAGTGAAATGTTTGACATGTACATATACACCATGGGTGATCGACCCTATGCATTAGAGATGGCTAAGCTGCTTGATCCTCAAGGAAAATACTTCAATGCAAAGGTGATTTCTCAAGATGATGgcactcaaaagcatcagaaGGGTCTTGATATTGTGTTGGGGCAAGAAAGTGCTGTTGTAATTCTTGATGATACAGAACAAGCATGGGTGAAGCATAAAGATAATTTGATTCTGATGGAAAGATACCACTTTTTTGGTTCAAGTTGCCGGCAATTTGGTCTCAATTGCAAATCTTTAGCTGAATTGAAGAGTGACGAAGACGAAGCTGAAGGAGCACTTAATAAAATCCTTAAAGTTCTTAAGCAAGTCCATTATAAATTCTTTGATGAACTTAAAGAAGATATAGCTGAACGAGATGTAAGGCAGATTTTGAAATCAGTTCGAAGGGAAGTCTTGGGCGGATGCGTGATTGTTTTCAGCCGTATCTGCCATGGAGCATTACCATCACTCCGGAAGATGGCTGAGCAGTTGGGAGCCACTTGTTTAATGGAACTTGACTCCTCCGTGACACATGTGGTGGCTACTGATGCTGGAACCGAGAAGGCTCGGTGGGCAGTGAAAGAGAAGAGATTTTTGGTTCATCCCCAATGGATAGTGGCTGCAAATTATTTTTGGGAGAAGCAACCTGAGGAGAACTTCGTCCTCAAGAAAATGCAGTAGTAACTAGTAACTTTTCTTGTAGCATCACACACTTTGCTGTGTTCATATTGTGCATATGGGTCAATACTCTATAGATTACacaattttataaatattatatttaaataatttaaatatataaatcccCAATTATGAACGTACATTTTTTCCCTGTCACTTGTCGGTGCAACTAATAAATTCATAAAAGTGGTATGAATTTCATCATGATTGGTGAGAAATCCTGAGCCATGTTATGTTGTCTGGGAAGTGggagaaaaaaataattaaaaattgaaGAGAATCATATCCACAAGTTCCACCAGTGAAGTCAATGGTCTTAAGTCGTCTTCTTCTCTAGTTCTCTTATCTATAACATTACCCTAGCCTCAAACATCCTAGTACAAATCAGAATCAATATTCATCGTTACAAATTTACAATGATGTCTAAAGACATTACTAGTTTTGATCCAAAACAAGCATCAGTCCCCATATCATACCCACTCAAGACATTGAAGGAGCTTGAGTCTCGCTCCTACTTAGACTCCTTTCACTACCCTTTCAACAAAGCCTCTGTTCCCCTTATTCAAACTCCAACTTCTTCTTCTAACCGTGGCAAAATTCTAGTGTGCCATGACATGGCTGGTGGGTATTTGGATGATAAGTATGTCCAAGGAGGGACCAATTCTGATGCCTACTCCTTGTGGCATTGGTATCTAATTGATTCCTTTGTCTACTTTTCTCATAATCTTGTCACTCTTCCTCCTGTTACTTGGACTAACACTGCTCATCGCCATGCTGTTAAGGTATGCTtacatattttcatttttatatGGTTATTTACGTGCATCTATCTAACAGTTTAAACTTTTGagataaataattttatgatatagtataaaaaaaattttatgactAAAAGATTTAGAGTTCGATCTTTATTGTTTTCTAGTACTATTTACATGTCCGTGACTAacagtttaaaaaaaattctctAAAATAAAACAATTGTAAAGTCATAAAATAAGTGGATTTGATTCctattaaatttataataatttactatcttaatttaaaaattattagactcatttttttattttactaactTTCTATTTTAAAAAGACCTGATTCAATCGTTTAAACTTTTGAGATGAGTAATTTCAAAAtgctaattaatttttattacatATTTGACTCATTTGCTTAAGCAAATTTCATTGTTTAGTTAGTTAGTACTACTCAATATTGTTTACTTATGAGTTGTGACATAATATTAGTGGCCACATAACAATTAGCTTAGAAGATAAATTGGTTTTAGAATTTAGCTTGAATGATCAGAGATTAAATGGTGTAGTGTACATATGAATTATTCAGAGACCTATAAGTTGGGCTTTGATGATTTTGATTATAACTAAAAATGTGTTGGAGGTTTTGGGAACTTTCCTTACCGAAGGGGAAGGAGGAAGGGATGTTTGTAATGAACTGCTTTCAACAAAGGAGTCTGCTCAAATCTATGCAGAGCGTTTGGCAGAGCTTGCTTCTCAGTTAGGCTTCGATGGATGGCTGGTAAAATTACATTTTTGTCCTCTCAAATTATGCCATATTACACACCTATGACTTAACCTTTTCATGATATACTTGGCATTTAACCTTTGGAGTTTGGAGTAATTTATCCCTATCTAATTTGATAAGTtatttttcttcacattcatGATACCTATTTTATTAGGAAAATGAGTTTAGGGCTTAAAAAACACTATATTGTGATGTTGTGTCAacattttttttagaaataaatacACAGAGAAAAAATTCTCCTTCATCATGCATATTTTTGCTAGGAAACTGAAACATAATTGTTTTTTGAAGATCTTTGACTGGAGTAATAACTTTTTTTGGTAATCTATTCAATAATTTATATGGTAGTACTCAAATTATTGCAGCTAAATATGGAGGTAGACTTGGACAGTGTTCAGATTCCTAATCTGAAAGAGTTTGTCAACCATTTAACATTAACCATGCATTCTTCGGTGCCTGGATCACTAGTAATTTGGTGAGTATTAATTTCAAGGTGCAAAGATCACcatttcttttgattttcttcACATTAATTAATGATGCTGCCTAAAATTGATGCTCATACTTTAGTTTTCATATTCATGTAGGTACGACAGCGTTACTGATGATGGTAGCTTAAATTATCAGAATCaactaaataaatacaataaGCCTTTCTTTGATATATGTGATGGAATATTTGCCAATTATTCCTGGGAGGTAATGCTTATGCTCAtacaatactttttttttttttccgctCTTTTTTAACCAAATAATACCATGCAGGAAAACTATCCAAAACTTTCTGCTGATGTTGCTGGTGATAGAAAGTATGATGTTTACATGGGGATTGATGTATTTGGAAGAGGCACATTTGGTGGTGGACAGTGGAATGTATGTGTCAACTATCTCTCACTTTAGTCCAATACCAAAATATCTTGAGTATGTGTTAagtcctttgtatatatatagtGTTTGGACGGTGAATCTTGAGAAAATTCGTGCAAGATATATCCAGGATCCTACGTGAATATGATTTAAATTGCCTTCTTTATAAGCCGGCATGTTCTTAAGAGGGACATTTTAGGACCTGCCACAGCTTTAAACCTAATCTGAGAGCTGGACTACCGTAACAGTAACACTAGATATATTTTTTTCCTTCAAAGTTAATCAATGTATATTGTGCAAGCATTACAGtatatgaattattattattatatatctgTTTTAATGTGTTTATACTATGGTACGTTTCAGACAAATTTTGCTCTTGATGTAATAAAAAAAGCAGATGTCTCTGCTGCAATATTTGCTCCTGGATGGGTTTATGAGACTAAGCAAGAACCAAATTTTGAGACTGCTCAAAATAGGTAACATTTTGTTAACTGTTTTTTTATACTACCATAAGTTAATACATAG includes:
- the LOC107608129 gene encoding RNA polymerase II C-terminal domain phosphatase-like 4 yields the protein MVADQIPNSVQTLILLAWNLANSSLFCILPMAELINFTHSPISDFHEMQSSVTADSLAYSSSIDDFIAYLDDALAATSPDENQDELESVRIKRRKFESDEETEESTSEVCTHPGSFGDMCIRCGQKLDGESGVTFAYIHKGLRLHHEEISRLRNTDANKKLYLMLDLDHTLLNSTHLAHLNTQELHLISQPDSLGGSLFKLDKMHMMTKLRPFVRTFLREASEMFDMYIYTMGDRPYALEMAKLLDPQGKYFNAKVISQDDGTQKHQKGLDIVLGQESAVVILDDTEQAWVKHKDNLILMERYHFFGSSCRQFGLNCKSLAELKSDEDEAEGALNKILKVLKQVHYKFFDELKEDIAERDVRQILKSVRREVLGGCVIVFSRICHGALPSLRKMAEQLGATCLMELDSSVTHVVATDAGTEKARWAVKEKRFLVHPQWIVAANYFWEKQPEENFVLKKMQ